One stretch of Oncorhynchus clarkii lewisi isolate Uvic-CL-2024 chromosome 3, UVic_Ocla_1.0, whole genome shotgun sequence DNA includes these proteins:
- the LOC139405727 gene encoding protein S100-A1-like yields MPSQLESSMESLITVFHRYADKDGDCNTLSKKELKELMQTELASFLKSQKDPAAIDKIMKDLDQNGDGKVSFEEFVSLVVGLSIACEQIYQLHTQKVAAKK; encoded by the exons ATGCCGTCTCAGTTGGAGAGTTCCATGGAGTCCCTGATCACGGTGTTTCATCGCTATGCCGACAAGGACGGTGACTGTAACACACTGAGCAAGAAGGAGCTGAAAGAGCTGATGCAGACAGAACTGGCCAGCTTCCTGAAG tcCCAGAAGGACCCAGCCGCTATAGACAAGATCATGAAGGATCTGGACCAGAATGGTGATGGGAAGGTGAGCTTCGAGGAGTTTGTCTCTCTGGTGGTGGGCCTCTCCATCGCCTGTGAACAGATCTACCAGCTCCACACCCAAAAGGTTGCTGCTAAGAAGTGA